From Woronichinia naegeliana WA131, the proteins below share one genomic window:
- a CDS encoding DUF2283 domain-containing protein, whose translation MKLQYFKDTDTLYIEFKNVDIVDTQDLDENTLLEFNEQGEICAITMEHASQRADLNHLTMEGIAV comes from the coding sequence ATGAAACTTCAATATTTTAAAGATACTGATACCCTATACATTGAGTTCAAAAATGTGGATATTGTTGATACCCAAGACCTTGATGAAAATACTTTGCTAGAGTTCAATGAACAGGGTGAGATCTGTGCAATTACAATGGAACACGCTAGTCAAAGAGCCGACCTTAATCACCTCACAATGGAAGGAATTGCTGTATAA
- a CDS encoding class I SAM-dependent methyltransferase, protein MNYNDLSLAIVSYASTSLEDRKDWYSPAADAYNQVRPSYPQPFISRVLAITPLTADSKILEVGCGPATATVAFAPLGAKMLCLEPNPHFCRLAQTNCQAYPQVSIKNLSFEEWPLESDCFDAVLAASSFHWIPAEIGYPKAAQSLRAKGHLILLWNKELQPSYDVSLLLSEVYQVHAPFLDRYEDQETQEKIVQGLGQIITDSGQFQKVVQGTFWSEVVYTIDEYLMLLNTYSPYLKLEAEQRAILFEALREKIEQNLGNSLPLSYLSAFHVAKKR, encoded by the coding sequence ATGAATTATAATGACCTGAGTCTCGCCATTGTTAGTTATGCCAGCACCAGTTTAGAAGATCGCAAAGATTGGTATTCTCCCGCCGCCGATGCCTATAACCAAGTTAGACCGTCTTATCCTCAGCCCTTTATCTCGCGAGTATTGGCGATCACGCCCCTCACAGCTGATTCAAAAATTCTTGAGGTAGGTTGTGGCCCTGCCACTGCCACAGTCGCCTTCGCGCCCCTAGGGGCCAAAATGCTTTGCCTAGAACCCAATCCTCACTTTTGTCGATTAGCTCAAACTAATTGCCAAGCCTACCCCCAGGTTAGCATCAAAAATCTTTCCTTTGAAGAATGGCCGTTAGAATCAGACTGCTTCGATGCTGTTTTAGCGGCTAGTTCTTTTCATTGGATTCCGGCTGAAATTGGTTATCCCAAAGCAGCCCAATCGTTACGAGCAAAGGGTCATCTCATTTTATTGTGGAATAAAGAATTACAACCATCCTACGATGTATCTCTACTTTTATCAGAGGTGTATCAAGTTCATGCCCCCTTTCTTGATCGCTATGAAGATCAGGAAACTCAGGAAAAAATCGTGCAAGGATTAGGGCAAATTATTACTGATTCTGGGCAATTTCAAAAAGTTGTTCAGGGAACTTTCTGGTCTGAGGTTGTTTATACCATTGATGAATATTTGATGCTTTTAAATACCTATTCTCCTTATCTGAAGTTAGAAGCGGAACAAAGGGCCATTTTATTTGAGGCTCTGAGAGAAAAAATTGAGCAAAACCTAGGAAATAGTCTGCCGCTCTCCTATCTATCCGCCTTTCATGTTGCCAAAAAACGTTAG